In Streptomyces sp. NBC_00091, the following proteins share a genomic window:
- the ftsH gene encoding ATP-dependent zinc metalloprotease FtsH produces MPSPTPVPPRDRADTPWRSEGAPPAPPPKRKMPGGWRGLTLAALIVFLLANLVLSFFNEGDEPTVSYTEFSKQVADGNVSKIYSKGDSIQGELKSKQTAPDGKGDYTKFVTQRPAFADDQLWSSLTAKGVTVTASPVVVQRSFLANLLISLAPMLLLVALWLLIARRMGSAMGGMGGLGRKGPPKPVELEAGAPRTTFEDVAGIDEVEGELNDVVDFLKNPQEYRDMGARMPGGVLLAGPPGTGKTLLARAVAGEAGVPFFSASASEFIEMIVGVGASRVRELFGEARKVAPAIVFIDEIDTIGRVRGGGSAMGGHDEREQTLNQILTEMDGFSGSEGVVVLAATNRADVLDPALTRPGRFDRTVMVSPPDRDGREAILRIHTRDIPLADGVDLAQVARTTPGMTGAELANLANEAALLAVKRKQKEVTQTDLSDALEKVQLGAERPLVMPLEERRRTAYHESGHALLGMLQPGADPVRKITIVPRGRALGVTLSTPDADRYAYTEEYLRGRIIGALGGMAAEQTVYDVVTTGAENDLEQVTNIVRGMVGRWGMSERVGKLTAIPADGQGPYGLSAAPTTLDTVDHEMRRIVDECYAEACRLLREHRPKLDALAEALLAAETLDEQAAYAAAGIPRLAK; encoded by the coding sequence GTGCCCAGCCCCACCCCCGTACCGCCGCGCGACCGGGCCGACACCCCCTGGCGCTCGGAGGGTGCCCCGCCCGCCCCGCCGCCCAAGCGGAAGATGCCCGGCGGCTGGCGCGGGCTGACCCTCGCCGCCCTGATCGTCTTCCTGCTGGCCAACCTCGTGCTGTCCTTCTTCAACGAGGGCGACGAGCCGACGGTCTCGTACACCGAATTCAGCAAGCAGGTCGCCGACGGCAACGTCTCGAAGATCTACTCCAAGGGCGACTCCATCCAGGGCGAGCTGAAGAGCAAGCAGACCGCCCCCGACGGCAAGGGCGACTACACCAAGTTCGTCACCCAGCGCCCCGCCTTCGCCGACGACCAGCTGTGGTCCAGCCTCACCGCCAAGGGCGTCACCGTCACCGCCTCCCCGGTGGTCGTGCAGCGCAGCTTCCTGGCCAACCTGCTGATCTCGCTCGCCCCGATGCTGCTCCTGGTCGCCCTGTGGCTGCTCATCGCACGCCGGATGGGCTCGGCGATGGGCGGGATGGGCGGGCTGGGCCGCAAGGGGCCGCCCAAGCCGGTGGAACTGGAGGCCGGCGCCCCGCGCACCACCTTCGAGGACGTCGCCGGCATCGACGAGGTCGAGGGCGAGCTCAACGACGTCGTCGACTTCCTCAAGAACCCGCAGGAGTACCGCGACATGGGCGCCCGGATGCCCGGCGGGGTCCTCCTGGCCGGGCCGCCCGGCACCGGCAAGACCCTGCTCGCCCGGGCGGTCGCCGGCGAGGCCGGGGTGCCGTTCTTCTCCGCGTCCGCCTCCGAGTTCATCGAGATGATCGTCGGCGTCGGCGCCTCCCGGGTCCGGGAGCTGTTCGGCGAGGCCCGCAAGGTCGCCCCCGCGATCGTCTTCATCGACGAGATCGACACCATCGGCCGGGTGCGCGGCGGCGGTTCGGCCATGGGCGGCCACGACGAGCGCGAGCAGACCCTGAACCAGATCCTCACCGAGATGGACGGCTTCTCCGGCTCGGAGGGCGTGGTCGTCCTCGCCGCCACCAACCGGGCGGACGTCCTCGACCCCGCCCTGACCCGCCCCGGCCGCTTCGACCGCACCGTCATGGTCTCCCCGCCCGACCGGGACGGCCGCGAGGCCATCCTGCGCATCCACACCCGCGACATCCCGCTCGCCGACGGGGTCGACCTCGCGCAGGTGGCCCGTACGACCCCCGGCATGACGGGAGCCGAGCTGGCCAACCTGGCCAACGAGGCCGCGCTGCTGGCCGTCAAGCGCAAGCAGAAGGAAGTCACCCAGACGGACCTCTCCGACGCCCTGGAGAAGGTGCAGCTGGGCGCGGAACGGCCCCTGGTGATGCCGCTGGAGGAACGCCGCCGTACGGCCTACCACGAGAGCGGCCACGCCCTCCTGGGGATGCTCCAGCCGGGCGCCGACCCCGTCCGCAAGATCACCATCGTGCCCCGGGGCCGGGCGCTCGGCGTCACCCTCTCCACCCCGGACGCGGACCGGTACGCGTACACGGAGGAATACCTCCGGGGCCGCATCATCGGTGCGCTCGGCGGCATGGCGGCCGAACAGACCGTCTACGACGTGGTCACCACCGGCGCCGAGAACGACCTCGAACAGGTCACCAACATCGTCCGCGGGATGGTCGGCCGCTGGGGCATGAGCGAGCGCGTCGGCAAGCTGACCGCCATCCCGGCCGACGGGCAGGGCCCGTACGGCCTGTCCGCCGCCCCCACGACCCTCGACACCGTGGACCACGAGATGCGGCGGAT
- the ffh gene encoding signal recognition particle protein, translated as MFDTLSDRLSATFKSLRGKGRLSEQDIDAAAREIRIALLEADVALPVVRSFIANVKERARGEEVSKALNPGQQVLKIVNDELVSILGGETRRLRFAKTAPTVIMLAGLQGAGKTTLAGKLGLWLKGQGHTPLLVACDLQRPNAVNQLSVVAERAGVAVYAPQPGNGVGDPVQVAKDSVEYARTKQHDIVIVDTAGRLGIDQELMQQAADIRDAVSPDEILFVVDAMIGQDAVNTAEAFRDGVGFDGVVLSKLDGDARGGAALSIAHVTGKQIMFASNGEKLDEFDAFHPDRMAGRILDMGDMLTLIEQAEKTFSQAEAEKMAAKLAKGPKEFTLDDFLAQMEQVRKMGSISKLLGMLPGMGQIKDQINNIDERDVDRTAAIIKSMTPAERQDPHLINGSRRARIAKGSGVEVSAVKSLVERFFEARKMMSRMAQGGGMPGMPGIPGMGGGPGRQKKQIKQAKGKRKSGNPMKRKEEEAAAAARREQGPQADAPAAGGNPFGLPAGDGQPGQDFDLPDEFKKFMK; from the coding sequence GTGTTCGATACGCTTTCCGACCGCCTCAGCGCGACCTTCAAGTCCCTCCGGGGCAAAGGCCGCCTCTCCGAGCAGGACATCGACGCTGCGGCGCGGGAAATCCGTATCGCCCTCCTCGAGGCCGACGTCGCGCTTCCCGTCGTCCGCTCCTTCATCGCGAACGTCAAGGAAAGGGCCCGCGGCGAGGAGGTCAGCAAGGCGCTGAACCCCGGCCAGCAGGTCCTCAAGATCGTCAACGACGAGCTGGTCTCGATCCTCGGCGGTGAGACCCGCCGCCTGCGCTTCGCCAAGACCGCGCCCACGGTGATCATGCTGGCCGGTCTCCAGGGTGCCGGTAAGACCACCCTCGCCGGAAAGCTCGGCCTGTGGCTGAAGGGGCAGGGTCACACTCCGCTCCTCGTCGCCTGCGACCTCCAGCGCCCCAACGCCGTCAACCAGCTCAGCGTCGTCGCCGAGCGCGCCGGCGTCGCGGTCTACGCGCCCCAGCCCGGCAACGGCGTCGGCGACCCGGTCCAGGTGGCCAAGGACTCCGTCGAGTACGCGCGGACCAAGCAGCACGACATCGTCATCGTCGACACCGCCGGCCGCCTCGGCATCGACCAGGAGCTGATGCAGCAGGCCGCGGACATCCGCGACGCCGTCAGCCCCGACGAGATCCTCTTCGTCGTCGACGCGATGATCGGTCAGGACGCGGTCAACACCGCCGAGGCCTTCCGTGACGGCGTCGGCTTCGACGGCGTGGTGCTGTCCAAGCTCGACGGCGACGCCCGCGGTGGTGCCGCGCTCTCCATCGCGCACGTCACCGGCAAGCAGATCATGTTCGCCTCGAACGGCGAGAAGCTCGACGAGTTCGACGCCTTCCACCCGGACCGCATGGCGGGCCGGATCCTCGACATGGGTGACATGCTCACCCTCATCGAGCAGGCCGAGAAGACCTTCAGCCAGGCCGAGGCCGAGAAGATGGCGGCCAAGCTGGCGAAGGGGCCGAAGGAGTTCACGCTCGACGACTTCCTGGCCCAGATGGAGCAGGTCCGCAAGATGGGCTCCATCTCCAAGCTCCTCGGCATGCTGCCGGGCATGGGCCAGATCAAGGACCAGATCAACAACATCGACGAGCGTGACGTCGACCGCACCGCCGCGATCATCAAGTCGATGACCCCGGCCGAGCGCCAGGACCCGCACCTCATCAACGGCTCGCGCCGTGCCCGTATCGCCAAGGGCTCCGGTGTCGAGGTCAGCGCCGTGAAGTCGCTGGTCGAGCGCTTCTTCGAGGCCCGCAAGATGATGTCCCGCATGGCCCAGGGCGGCGGGATGCCCGGCATGCCCGGCATCCCGGGCATGGGCGGTGGCCCCGGCCGGCAGAAGAAGCAGATCAAGCAGGCCAAGGGCAAGCGCAAGAGCGGCAACCCGATGAAGCGCAAGGAAGAGGAGGCCGCGGCCGCGGCCCGCCGTGAGCAGGGCCCGCAGGCCGACGCTCCCGCCGCGGGCGGCAACCCCTTCGGGCTCCCCGCCGGCGACGGCCAGCCGGGTCAGGACTTCGACCTGCCGGACGAGTTCAAGAAGTTCATGAAGTAG
- a CDS encoding [protein-PII] uridylyltransferase yields MTSVEETTEDPAGSGPAGYAAARLRLLHEESRSGPSRRSALSGLTDHWLNALFAQAARETGVRGAALVAVGGYGRADLSPRSDLDLLLLHDGKAQPGQLSALADRLWYPVWDLGLALDHSVRTPGEARKTAAEDLKVHLGLLDARLVSGDAGLLAGLRTSVLADWRNQAPRRLPQLHALCRERAERAGELRFLLEPDLKEARGGLRDATALRAVAASWLADAPREGLAEARRRLLDARDALHLVTGRATDRLALQEQPQVAARLGLLDTDALLREVYEAARVVAYAGDVTWREVGRVLRARAARPRLRGLLGTRGAATPERAPLAEGVVESDGEAVLALAARPDRDPVLPLRLGAAAAQAGLPVSLHAVRRLAAQAGPLPVPWPAEAREQLLTLLGAGEPMVGVWEALEAEGLISRLLPDWERVRCRPQRNPVHTWTVDRHLIETAVRASALTRRVSRPDLLLMAALLHDIGKGWPGDHSVAGETIARDMAARVGFDAEDVSVLGTLVRHHLLLVDTATRRDLDDPATVRAVADAVGSLSTLEILHALTEADALATGPAAWSTWRGSLVADLVGRVAAVLRGTPPAVTEPEIPTTEQERLAVEALRTGEPVLALHARREEDDAVGVELVVAVPDQPGVLPAVSGVLALHRLTVRAADLRFLELPDLAGEVLVLRWRVAAEYGALPQAARLRTDLVRALDGSLDVPAKLADREAAYPRRRGVVPPPPRVTVVPEVSSLATVLEVRAPDAVGLLHRIGRALESAGVRVRSAHVSTLGANAVDTVYVADADGKPLPVAEAAALAARVEAALLPS; encoded by the coding sequence GTGACGAGCGTCGAAGAGACCACCGAAGACCCGGCCGGCTCCGGACCCGCCGGCTACGCCGCGGCCCGGCTGCGACTCCTCCACGAGGAGTCGCGGTCCGGGCCTTCCCGGCGTTCCGCCCTGTCCGGGCTGACCGACCACTGGCTGAACGCACTGTTCGCACAGGCCGCGCGGGAGACCGGCGTACGCGGCGCCGCCCTCGTCGCCGTCGGCGGCTACGGACGCGCCGACCTCTCCCCGCGCAGCGACCTCGACCTGCTGCTGCTCCACGACGGCAAGGCGCAGCCCGGGCAGCTGAGCGCGCTCGCCGACCGCCTCTGGTACCCCGTGTGGGACCTCGGCCTGGCCCTCGACCACTCGGTGCGCACCCCCGGCGAGGCCCGCAAGACCGCCGCCGAGGACCTCAAGGTGCACCTCGGACTGCTCGACGCGCGGCTCGTCTCCGGGGACGCCGGACTCCTCGCCGGGCTGCGCACCTCCGTGCTCGCCGACTGGCGCAACCAGGCCCCCAGACGGCTCCCGCAGCTGCACGCCCTGTGCCGGGAGCGGGCCGAGCGGGCCGGGGAGCTGCGCTTCCTGCTGGAACCCGACCTCAAGGAGGCCCGCGGCGGCCTCCGGGACGCCACCGCCCTGCGGGCCGTCGCCGCGTCCTGGCTGGCCGACGCCCCGCGCGAGGGACTGGCCGAGGCCCGGCGCAGGCTGCTGGACGCCCGGGACGCGCTGCACTTGGTGACGGGGCGGGCGACCGACCGGCTCGCGCTCCAGGAACAGCCCCAGGTCGCCGCCCGGCTGGGGCTGCTCGACACCGACGCCCTGCTGCGGGAGGTGTACGAGGCCGCGCGGGTGGTCGCGTACGCCGGCGACGTCACCTGGCGGGAGGTCGGGCGGGTGCTGCGGGCCCGGGCCGCCCGGCCGAGGCTGCGCGGACTCCTCGGCACCCGGGGCGCCGCCACGCCCGAGCGGGCACCGCTGGCCGAGGGCGTGGTGGAGTCCGACGGGGAGGCCGTACTGGCGCTGGCCGCGCGGCCCGACCGGGATCCCGTACTGCCCCTGCGGCTCGGGGCGGCCGCCGCGCAGGCGGGCCTGCCCGTCTCGCTGCACGCCGTACGGCGGCTCGCCGCGCAGGCCGGACCGCTGCCCGTGCCCTGGCCCGCGGAGGCCCGCGAGCAGCTGCTGACCCTGCTCGGCGCGGGGGAGCCGATGGTGGGGGTGTGGGAGGCGCTGGAGGCCGAGGGCCTGATCAGCCGGCTGCTCCCCGACTGGGAGCGGGTGCGCTGCCGTCCCCAGCGCAACCCCGTCCACACCTGGACGGTCGACCGGCACCTGATCGAGACCGCCGTACGGGCCTCCGCGCTGACCCGCCGCGTCAGCCGTCCCGACCTGCTGCTGATGGCGGCTCTGCTGCACGACATCGGCAAGGGCTGGCCCGGCGACCACTCCGTGGCGGGCGAGACCATCGCGCGCGACATGGCCGCGCGGGTGGGCTTCGACGCCGAGGACGTCTCCGTGCTGGGCACGCTCGTACGCCACCACCTGCTGCTCGTGGACACCGCGACCCGGCGGGACCTCGACGACCCGGCGACCGTGCGGGCGGTCGCGGACGCCGTCGGCTCCCTCTCCACCCTGGAGATCCTGCACGCCCTGACCGAGGCCGACGCCCTGGCCACCGGCCCGGCCGCCTGGAGCACCTGGCGGGGCTCCCTGGTCGCCGACCTCGTCGGGCGGGTCGCCGCGGTGCTGCGCGGCACCCCGCCCGCCGTCACCGAGCCGGAGATCCCGACCACCGAACAGGAACGCCTGGCGGTCGAGGCGCTGCGCACGGGCGAGCCGGTGCTCGCGCTGCACGCGCGCCGGGAGGAGGACGACGCCGTCGGGGTGGAGCTGGTCGTGGCCGTACCCGACCAGCCCGGGGTGCTCCCGGCCGTGTCCGGGGTGCTGGCCCTGCACCGGCTGACCGTCCGGGCGGCCGACCTGCGCTTCCTGGAGCTGCCGGACCTGGCGGGCGAGGTGCTCGTACTGCGCTGGCGGGTCGCGGCGGAGTACGGGGCCCTGCCGCAGGCTGCCCGGCTGCGGACCGACCTGGTGCGGGCGCTGGACGGCTCGCTGGACGTCCCCGCGAAGCTGGCCGACCGCGAGGCGGCGTACCCGCGGCGGCGGGGCGTGGTCCCGCCGCCGCCCCGGGTCACGGTGGTCCCGGAGGTCTCCTCCCTGGCCACCGTCCTGGAGGTGCGGGCCCCGGACGCGGTGGGGCTGCTGCACCGGATCGGGCGGGCCCTGGAGTCGGCCGGGGTCCGGGTGCGGAGCGCGCACGTTTCGACGCTGGGCGCGAACGCGGTGGACACCGTGTACGTGGCCGACGCCGACGGCAAACCCCTGCCTGTGGCTGAGGCCGCCGCCCTTGCCGCCCGCGTGGAGGCCGCGCTGCTTCCTTCTTGA
- a CDS encoding P-II family nitrogen regulator, translated as MKLITAIVKPYKLDDVKEALQAFGVHGLTVTEASGYGRQRGHTEVYRGAEYTVDLVPKIRIEVLVDDEEAEELISVIVSAARTEKIGDGKVWMVPVDSVVRVRTGERGADAL; from the coding sequence ATGAAGCTGATCACCGCCATCGTCAAGCCCTACAAGCTGGACGACGTCAAGGAAGCCCTCCAGGCCTTCGGGGTCCACGGGCTCACCGTCACCGAGGCCAGCGGATACGGACGCCAGCGCGGCCACACCGAGGTCTACCGCGGCGCCGAGTACACCGTGGACCTCGTACCGAAGATCCGCATCGAGGTGCTCGTCGACGACGAGGAGGCCGAGGAGCTCATCTCGGTCATCGTCAGCGCCGCCCGGACCGAGAAGATCGGCGACGGCAAGGTGTGGATGGTCCCCGTGGACTCGGTCGTCCGGGTCCGCACCGGCGAGCGCGGCGCCGACGCGCTCTAG
- a CDS encoding ammonium transporter, giving the protein MASAITTLAADAPTLSAANTGFMLICSALVMLMTPGLAFFYGGMVRVKSSLNMLMMSFISLGIVTILWVLYGFSLAFGTDSGSVIGWNSDYVGLSGIGLTELWDGYTIPVYVFAVFQLMFAVITPALISGALADRVKFSAWVLFTALWVTVVYFPVAHWVWGAGGWLFELGVIDFAGGTAVHINAGAAALGVILVIGKRVGFKKDPMRPHSLPLVMLGAGLLWFGWFGFNAGSWLGNDDGIGAVMFLNTQVATAAAMLAWLAYEKLRHGSFTTLGAASGAVAGLVAITPAGGSVSPLGAIAVGAIAGVLCAMAVGLKYKFGYDDSLDVVGVHLVGGVAGSLLVGLFATGGVQSDAAGLFYGGGLEQLGKQAVGVFSVLAYSLVVSAILAFLLDKTIGMRVAEDVEVSGIDQVEHAETAYDFSGAGGGLSARATSAPAPAAAASKKVDA; this is encoded by the coding sequence ATGGCATCAGCCATCACGACCCTCGCAGCAGACGCCCCGACCCTGTCTGCCGCGAACACCGGGTTCATGCTCATCTGCTCCGCCCTGGTCATGCTGATGACCCCGGGACTCGCCTTCTTCTACGGAGGCATGGTCCGCGTCAAGAGCAGCCTCAACATGCTGATGATGAGCTTCATCAGCCTCGGGATCGTCACGATCCTGTGGGTCCTCTACGGCTTCAGCCTCGCCTTCGGCACCGACTCAGGCTCGGTCATCGGCTGGAACTCCGACTACGTCGGCCTCAGCGGTATCGGCCTCACCGAACTGTGGGACGGCTACACCATCCCCGTCTACGTCTTCGCCGTCTTCCAGCTGATGTTCGCCGTCATCACCCCCGCCCTGATCAGCGGCGCCCTCGCCGACCGCGTCAAGTTCAGCGCCTGGGTGCTCTTCACCGCCCTGTGGGTCACCGTCGTCTACTTCCCCGTCGCCCACTGGGTGTGGGGCGCCGGCGGCTGGCTCTTCGAGCTCGGCGTCATCGACTTCGCCGGCGGCACCGCCGTCCACATCAACGCCGGCGCCGCCGCCCTCGGCGTCATCCTGGTCATCGGCAAGCGCGTCGGCTTCAAGAAGGACCCGATGCGCCCCCACAGCCTCCCGCTCGTGATGCTCGGCGCCGGCCTGCTGTGGTTCGGCTGGTTCGGCTTCAACGCCGGATCCTGGCTCGGCAACGACGACGGCATCGGCGCCGTCATGTTCCTCAACACCCAGGTCGCCACCGCCGCCGCCATGCTCGCCTGGCTCGCCTACGAGAAGCTGCGCCACGGCTCCTTCACCACCCTCGGAGCTGCCTCCGGCGCCGTCGCCGGCCTCGTCGCCATCACCCCCGCGGGCGGCTCCGTCAGCCCGCTCGGCGCGATCGCCGTCGGCGCCATCGCCGGTGTGCTCTGCGCCATGGCCGTCGGCCTGAAGTACAAGTTCGGCTACGACGACTCCCTCGACGTGGTCGGCGTCCACCTCGTCGGCGGCGTCGCCGGCTCCCTGCTCGTCGGCCTCTTCGCCACCGGCGGGGTCCAGTCCGACGCGGCCGGCCTCTTCTACGGCGGCGGCCTGGAGCAGCTCGGCAAGCAGGCCGTCGGAGTCTTCTCCGTCCTCGCCTACTCCCTCGTCGTGTCCGCCATCCTGGCCTTCCTCCTCGACAAGACCATCGGGATGCGGGTCGCGGAGGACGTCGAGGTCTCCGGCATCGACCAGGTCGAGCACGCCGAGACCGCCTACGACTTCAGCGGCGCCGGCGGCGGGCTCTCCGCACGGGCCACCTCCGCACCCGCCCCCGCAGCCGCCGCGAGCAAGAAGGTCGACGCATGA
- a CDS encoding bifunctional DNA primase/polymerase has translation MGFTIGGSRGTKEFRSGVRRRGRTSECTTVAEYTGLWGWDAVPGARAAGPARDCSCGHTNCVAPGAHPLDFAPTVPGGATLDEVSEIWGEYPGAAILLPVGRAFDVIEVSAEAGRRALVRLERMGLPLGPVTATPDGRAQFFVAPGAAAELPELLYRMGWDDADLDLRALGHGAFLTAPPSDHAGLGPAAWLRRPALDCAGGPPQARLLLGTLAYTCHRFRR, from the coding sequence ATGGGCTTCACGATCGGCGGCAGCCGCGGTACCAAGGAGTTCCGTTCCGGCGTCCGGCGCCGCGGCCGGACCTCGGAGTGCACGACGGTGGCGGAGTACACCGGACTCTGGGGCTGGGACGCGGTCCCCGGGGCCCGCGCCGCGGGCCCGGCCCGCGACTGCTCCTGCGGTCATACGAACTGTGTCGCGCCGGGGGCGCATCCGCTGGACTTCGCTCCCACCGTCCCGGGAGGCGCCACCCTGGACGAGGTCTCCGAGATCTGGGGCGAGTACCCGGGCGCGGCGATCCTGCTCCCGGTCGGCCGCGCCTTCGACGTGATCGAGGTCTCCGCGGAGGCCGGCCGGCGCGCGCTGGTCCGGCTGGAGCGGATGGGCCTGCCGCTCGGCCCCGTCACCGCGACCCCGGACGGCCGCGCGCAGTTCTTCGTCGCCCCCGGCGCCGCCGCCGAGCTGCCGGAGCTGCTGTACCGGATGGGCTGGGACGACGCCGATCTGGACCTGCGCGCCCTGGGCCACGGCGCCTTCCTGACCGCCCCGCCCAGCGACCACGCGGGCCTGGGCCCGGCCGCCTGGCTGCGCCGGCCCGCACTGGACTGCGCGGGCGGCCCCCCGCAGGCCCGGCTGCTGCTGGGCACCCTCGCCTACACCTGTCACCGCTTCCGGCGCTGA
- the ftsY gene encoding signal recognition particle-docking protein FtsY: MEILILAVVIALVAVGVISGLVVSSRKKKQLPPTAPPSTPTITAPPAEPQVGEDAAPTVEEPRRTIEEVVLPEAEAVPEAPVAEAPVIEAPAAPEIEVPEPTAGRLVRLRARLARSQNSLGKGLLTLLSREHLDEDTWEEIEETLLIADVGVAPTQELVDRLRERVKVLGTRTPAELRALLKEELVALVGTDFDRAVKTESGVDTPAVVMVVGVNGTGKTTTTGKLARVLVADGRSVVLGAADTFRAAAADQLQTWGERVGARTVRGPEGGDPASIAYDAVKEGIAEGADVVLIDTAGRLHTKTGLMDELGKVKRVVEKHGPLDEVLLVLDATTGQNGLTQARVFAEVVDITGIVLTKLDGTAKGGIVVAVQRALGVPVKLIGLGEGPDDLAPFEPEAFVDALIGD; encoded by the coding sequence ATGGAAATCCTCATTCTCGCTGTAGTCATCGCCCTGGTCGCGGTCGGCGTGATCAGCGGGCTCGTGGTCAGCAGCCGCAAGAAGAAGCAGCTGCCCCCCACGGCGCCGCCGAGCACGCCGACCATCACTGCCCCGCCCGCCGAACCGCAGGTGGGGGAGGACGCCGCACCGACGGTCGAAGAGCCGCGCCGGACGATCGAGGAGGTCGTGCTCCCCGAGGCGGAGGCGGTCCCCGAGGCCCCCGTCGCGGAAGCGCCCGTCATCGAGGCCCCGGCCGCGCCCGAGATCGAGGTGCCCGAGCCCACCGCCGGCCGCCTCGTCCGGCTGCGCGCGCGGCTCGCCCGTTCGCAGAACTCGCTCGGCAAGGGGCTGCTCACGCTGCTCTCGCGCGAGCACCTCGACGAGGACACCTGGGAGGAGATCGAGGAGACCCTCCTCATCGCCGACGTCGGTGTCGCGCCGACCCAGGAGCTGGTGGACCGGCTCCGCGAGCGGGTCAAGGTGCTCGGCACCCGCACCCCCGCCGAGCTGCGCGCCCTGCTGAAGGAGGAGCTGGTCGCCCTCGTCGGCACCGACTTCGACCGCGCGGTGAAGACCGAGAGCGGCGTCGACACCCCGGCCGTCGTGATGGTCGTCGGCGTCAACGGCACCGGCAAGACCACCACCACCGGCAAGCTCGCCCGTGTGCTCGTGGCCGACGGCCGCAGCGTGGTGCTCGGCGCCGCCGACACCTTCCGCGCCGCCGCCGCCGATCAGCTCCAGACCTGGGGCGAGCGCGTCGGGGCGCGTACCGTGCGCGGCCCGGAGGGCGGCGACCCCGCCTCCATCGCCTACGACGCGGTCAAGGAGGGCATCGCCGAGGGCGCCGACGTGGTGCTCATCGACACCGCCGGCCGGCTGCACACCAAGACCGGCCTCATGGACGAGCTCGGCAAGGTCAAGCGGGTCGTGGAGAAGCACGGCCCGCTGGACGAGGTCCTGCTGGTCCTGGACGCCACCACTGGCCAGAACGGCCTGACCCAGGCGCGCGTCTTCGCCGAGGTCGTGGACATCACCGGCATCGTGCTGACCAAGCTCGACGGCACCGCCAAGGGCGGCATCGTCGTCGCCGTCCAGCGCGCGCTGGGCGTCCCGGTCAAGCTCATCGGCCTCGGCGAGGGCCCGGACGACCTGGCCCCCTTCGAGCCGGAGGCGTTCGTGGACGCCCTCATCGGCGACTGA
- a CDS encoding cytosine permease, whose translation MPAETADGAIAAPTEPAVETRGLEPVPDSERTGRIRELVPTWVAANISVLLLTMGAGLVIFNGLNIWQVLVVAVAAPVASYGIVGLISIAGKRGGAPGMALSRAVFGQRGNLFPGALIWVARWGWETINAVSGAYAVLTVLDLLFGVRSNTALIVVTLLFFVSCTFVVSGLGINALRVCSTWSTYLFGAFSVLVLGYLLFTTDWSAVFAKPAGSTAMMIAGIGTIAAGGISWVPSGPDFTRYLPRTASAKGMVGATIGGAGVVVLPMVLMGAVMAVGTPDLASAADPVSFIGELLPTWIAVPYLLIALIGMLLINSMSMYSAGFTAQTLGIKVPRAWAVSVNAVISLVFGFLLMVVATSFFGSFISFLTLLAVAFSAWIGVFGVDMLRRTSYDGPALLDTTPGSAYWYRGGFAWQAMTAWGVALVAGLLFTEVDWFSGPLAATWIGENGLGWVTGILTSAALYAVLPRTPAPAAREPEGEREPAGSLSN comes from the coding sequence ATGCCTGCCGAGACCGCCGACGGAGCGATAGCAGCCCCGACCGAGCCCGCCGTCGAGACCCGAGGCCTGGAGCCCGTCCCCGACAGTGAGCGCACCGGCCGGATCCGCGAGCTGGTCCCGACCTGGGTCGCCGCGAACATCAGCGTGCTGCTGCTCACCATGGGCGCGGGGCTGGTGATCTTCAACGGGCTGAACATCTGGCAGGTGCTCGTCGTCGCGGTCGCCGCGCCCGTCGCCTCGTACGGGATCGTCGGCCTGATCTCCATCGCCGGGAAGCGCGGCGGCGCGCCCGGCATGGCGCTCTCGCGGGCCGTCTTCGGCCAGCGCGGCAACCTCTTCCCCGGCGCCCTGATCTGGGTGGCGCGCTGGGGCTGGGAGACCATCAACGCGGTCAGCGGCGCCTACGCCGTGCTGACCGTCCTCGACCTGCTCTTCGGCGTGCGGAGCAACACCGCGCTCATCGTCGTCACCCTGCTGTTCTTCGTGAGCTGCACCTTCGTGGTCTCGGGGCTCGGCATCAACGCGCTGCGCGTCTGCTCGACCTGGTCGACGTACCTCTTCGGCGCCTTCAGCGTGCTCGTCCTCGGCTACCTGCTCTTCACCACCGACTGGTCCGCCGTGTTCGCCAAGCCGGCGGGCTCCACGGCGATGATGATCGCGGGCATCGGCACCATCGCGGCCGGCGGTATCAGCTGGGTGCCGTCCGGCCCGGACTTCACCCGCTACCTGCCGCGCACCGCCTCCGCCAAGGGCATGGTCGGCGCGACGATCGGCGGCGCGGGCGTGGTGGTCCTGCCGATGGTGCTGATGGGCGCGGTGATGGCCGTCGGCACGCCGGACCTGGCGAGCGCGGCGGACCCGGTCTCCTTCATCGGCGAGCTGCTGCCGACCTGGATCGCGGTCCCGTACCTGCTCATCGCGCTGATCGGGATGCTGCTGATCAACTCGATGTCGATGTACTCCGCCGGCTTCACCGCGCAGACCCTGGGCATCAAGGTGCCGCGCGCCTGGGCGGTCAGCGTCAACGCCGTCATCAGCCTGGTCTTCGGCTTCCTGCTGATGGTGGTCGCGACCAGCTTCTTCGGCTCGTTCATCTCCTTCCTGACCCTGCTGGCCGTGGCCTTCTCCGCGTGGATCGGCGTCTTCGGCGTGGACATGCTGCGGCGCACCTCCTACGACGGACCCGCGCTGCTGGACACCACGCCGGGCAGCGCCTACTGGTACCGGGGCGGCTTCGCCTGGCAGGCGATGACGGCCTGGGGCGTGGCCCTGGTGGCCGGGCTGCTGTTCACCGAGGTGGACTGGTTCAGCGGGCCGCTCGCCGCCACCTGGATCGGGGAGAACGGCCTGGGCTGGGTGACGGGCATCCTCACCTCCGCCGCGCTGTACGCCGTACTGCCGCGCACGCCCGCGCCGGCCGCGCGGGAGCCCGAGGGGGAGCGCGAGCCCGCCGGATCCCTGTCCAACTGA